One region of Wyeomyia smithii strain HCP4-BCI-WySm-NY-G18 chromosome 3, ASM2978416v1, whole genome shotgun sequence genomic DNA includes:
- the LOC129726907 gene encoding ring canal kelch homolog isoform X1 — MISFIQYTLSVMSNFSNSHNSNTGSSQNSAAEGTMERGSCILVRYASQNSLDESSQKQLPRQDGKDKATGAYRNNVHTQRSFDAMNTMREQNLLCDVILVADGIEIPAHKMVLASCSPYFYAMFTGFEESRQDRITLQGVDPRALQLLVEYVYSSVVEVTEDNVQVLLTAANLLQLTDVRDACCDYLQTQLDPSNCLGIRDFADIHGCIDLLNYAETYIEQHFSEVVQFDEFLNLTSEQVVNLIKSDRLLVPSEEKVYECVIAWIQYDTAGRQAYLADLMEHVRLPLLSQEYLVQRVEKEYLLKGDIQCKDFIIEALKYHLLKGEQKTSFKTPRTIPRQPVGLPKVLLVIGGQAPKAIRSVECYDLREERWYQVAEMPTRRCRAGLAVLGDKVYAIGGFNGSLRVRTVDVYDPVQDHWSACSGMEARRSTLGVAVLNNCIYAVGGFDGSSGLSSAEMFDPRTQEWQLIASMSTRRSSVGVGVVHGLLYAVGGYDGASRQCLASVERYNPTADTWTQIAEMSDRRSGAGVGVLDNILYAVGGHDGPLVRKSVEAYNSETNTWHKVADMAFCRRNAGVVAHKGMLFVVGGDDGSSNLASVEVYTPETNTWRLLPASMSIGRSYAGVAMIDKPMUSEQQGATAATAANSSRYANCSINCSATNNNSQNNQNNDDENSQAEGLNSEAGAVGYNQISNNNNNVNNNNNNNNNNNSNNNNNVHYENIYESIEQFAAAANAGVAAVAPAVVRNPLVNIPPPSHGIQLNQQPQAAPPTAPVALGLRNNIPTSGPCPPPPPPSMLQMQQQYHPLAYRNELYDRTAGYDVPRGCPRNNYYQNQSANGAVPRYQNIHVDYNRPCYSQNTMRTPRQRSFDDTESYQYYRHQNQHNCTKYDNVYELLREEPAYQNTGTFGASGGTGVSGNRGIFGRLDVIGHGVGRIERHLSSSCGNIDHYSLGGHYAVLGHSHLGTPGDVKLNSSTNNQSSSCKDSSSVNVKSFFSCLGGENSQSMNNISKTGTTLQPASTGTVGNGDTSSGVSPVLPTNPSMTATKVTGTIPKIKSKIRKENHEQTESDSQSSRVSKPSLQWLLVNKWLPLWVGQTPPDYKFIDFNFMFSRNCDGCGSTTNHQELMRLDGLGEMRSQEYGDYIPPAREYPTMNGSYPRVLRNTPQLSRLREHEYENVPVDSPSGRLDYAAARAVLGHVNRARSESPVRSAGARREDSATGRDPFRSWAFNMDDNSFRPAGQNGPVGQNGFPKPREIRRITDGTFRAADFQQSFRESLKESSVSASPAVVVDDSPIPTTSRSNTASPPKNKVTSVSPVQQEKEETPASCSSDSDNFLMDSIATDAGEQAGESSSGSQCVQLAENPETNREVAKETEATSSFETSESSNFENGGEISITDDENDNEENIEAI, encoded by the exons ATGATATCTTTCATTCAATATACCTTAAGCGTCATGAGTAATTTCAGCAACAGCCACAACAGTAACACTGGCAGCAGCCAAAATTCAGCTGCTGAGGGCACAATGGAAAGAGGAAG TTGTATTCTAGTTCGTTACGCCAGCCAGAATTCGCTGGATGAGAGTTCCCAAAAGCAACTGCCCAGACAGGATGGAAAAGATAAAGCAACAGGAGCCTATCGCAACAATGTACACACGCAGCGGTCATTCGATGCTATGAACACTATGAGAGA GCAAAATTTGCTCTGTGATGTGATTCTCGTTGCCGATGGCATCGAAATTCCCGCGCACAAAATGGTACTGGCCTCGTGCAGTCCATACTTTTACGCCATGTTTACCGGATTCGAGGAGAGTCGCCAGGACCGTATCACGTTGCAGGGCGTTGATCCTCGCGCGTTGCAGTTGCTTGTTGAATACGTATACTCATCTGTGGTGGAAGTTACCGAGGATAACGTTcaggtgctattgacggcggcCAATTTACTGCAGCTGACTGACGTTCGTGATGCTTGTTGTGATTATTTGCAAACTCAATTGGATCCAAGCAACTGTCTGGGAATTCGAGACTTTGCCGACATCCACGGCTGCATTGACTTGTTGAATTACGCCGAAACCTACATCGAGCAACACTTTTC AGAGGTAGTGCAGTTTGATGAATTTTTGAATCTCACTAGTGAACAAGTGGTTAATTTGATCAAAAGTGATCGACTGTTGGTCCCTTCAGAGGAAAAG GTTTATGAATGTGTAATCGCTTGGATCCAATACGATACTGCCGGTCGTCAGGCATATTTGGCGGATCTGATGGAACACGTGCGGCTTCCACTTTTGTCACAAGAATATCTCGTTCAGCGAGTGGAGAAGGAATATTTGCTAAAGGGGGATATCCAGTGTAAAGACTTTATCATTGAGGCACTCAAATATCATCTACTTAAGGGAGAGCAGAAGACTTCCTTCAAAACACCTAGAACCATTCCGCGGCAACCGGTCGGGCTGCCAAAAGTTTTGCTTGTTATTGGTGGCCAAGCACCAAAAGCTATAAGATCGGTTGAATGTTATGATCTTAGAGAAGAACGTTGGTACCAGGTTGCCGAGATGCCTACCAGAAGATGTCGGGCCGGTCTTGCTGTGTTGGGCGATAAAGTTTATGCCATTGGAGGTTTTAATGGGTCACTAAGAGTACGAACAGTCGATGTTTACGACCCAGTTCAGGATCACTGGAGTGCCTGCAGTGGTATGGAAGCAAGACGCTCAACATTGGGGGTGGCTGTTCTGAATAATTGCATTTACGCCGTCGGTGGATTTGATGGCTCATCCGGCTTAAGCTCTGCGGAAATGTTTGATCCTAGGACGCAAGAATGGCAACTGATTGCATCGATGTCAACAAGACGAAGTTCCGTCGGAGTGGGTGTTGTACACGGCTTGCTCTATGCTGTAGGTGGTTACGATGGTGCATCGAGACAGTGTTTGGCATCAGTCGAACGTTATAATCCAACAGCCGATACTTGGACGCAAATAGCCGAAATGTCTGATCGCAGAAGTGGTGCAGGTGTAGGTGTTTTGGATAATATTTTATATGCTGTTGGAGGACACGATGGTCCGTTAGTTAGAAAATCTGTGGAAGCTTACAACTCGGAAACTAATACCTGGCACAAAGTGGCCGATATGGCATTTTGTAGAAGAAATGCGGGCGTTGTTGCCCATAAAGGCATGTTATTTGTCGTTGGTGGTGACGATGGTAGCTCAAACTTGGCATCGGTAGAAGTTTACACACCGGAGACTAACACTTGGCGTCTGTTGCCGGCGTCGATGAGCATTGGGCGAAGTTATGCCGGTGTAGCCATGATTGATAAGCCCATGTGAAGCGAGCAGCAGGGCGCCACCGCCGCCACAGCAGCAAACAGTTCAAGGTATGCGAATTGTTCGATCAATTGTAGTGCAACGAATAACAATAGTCAGAATAACCAAAACAATGACGACGAAAATAGTCAGGCTGAAGGGCTGAACTCAGAAGCTGGTGCTGTAGGTTATAATCAGATctcaaacaataataataacgttaacaacaacaataacaacaacaataacaacaacagtaacaacaacaataacgtACACTACGAAAACATCTATGAGTCAATTGAACAATTTGCTGCTGCAGCAAATGCTGGTGTGGCTGCGGTTGCCCCTGCAGTAGTTCGTAACCCTTTAGTAAACATTCCACCGCCGTCACACGGAATTCAGTTGAATCAACAACCTCAAGCTGCACCGCCCACTGCGCCGGTCGCTCTGGGACTAAGAAACAATATCCCAACAAGTGGTCCGTGTCCTCCACCTCCACCACCAAGTATGCTGCAAATGCAGCAACAATATCATCCACTAGCTTATCGCAACGAACTGTACGATCGAACGGCCGGGTACGATGTACCTCGGGGATGTCCACGTAATAACTACTATCAGAACCAGTCCGCAAATGGTGCGGTTCCCCGTTATCAAAACATTCATGTAGACTATAACCGACCATGTTATTCTCAGAACACCATGAGAACTCCTCGACAACGAAGCTTCGATGATACAGAGTCTTACCAATACTATCgacatcaaaatcaacacaactgTACCAAGTACGACAACGTTTACGAACTACTCCGAGAAGAACCTGCTTACCAGAACACAGGCACTTTTGGAGCGTCTGGTGGGACAGGTGTTAGTGGAAATCGAGGAATTTTCGGAAGATTGGATGTAATTGGTCACGGAGTCGGCCGCATTGAGCGTCATTTAAGTTCATCGTGCGGAAATATTGACCACTACAGCTTGGGAGGACACTATGCGGTTTTGGGACATAGCCATCTTGGAACACCGGGAGATGTGAAATTGAATTCTTCCACCAATAATCAGTCGTCAAGTTGTAAAGATTCTTCTTCGGTTAATGTTAAAAGCTTTTTCAGCTGCCTGGGTGGCGAGAATTCACAGTCTATGAATAATATCAGCAAAACTGGCACCACGTTGCAACCAGCATCCACCGGAACAGTTGGGAACGGTGACACTAGTTCTGGCGTCAGCCCTGTACTGCCTACAAATCCTTCGATGACAGCAACGAAAGTTACTGGAACTATTCCAAAGATCAAGAGTAAAATTCGAAAAGAGAATCATGAACAAACGGAATCTGATTCGCAATCTAGTCGCGTTTCGAAGCCATCCCTACAGTGGTTACTTGTCAACAAGTGGCTTCCCTTATGGGTGGGCCAAACTCCACCGGATTATAAATTTATCGActttaattttatgttttcgCGAAATTGTGATGGCTGCGGTAGCACTACAAATCATCAGGAACTTATGCGCTTAGATGGACTTGGAGAAATGCGTTCCCAAGAGTACGGAGATTATATTCCTCCGGCTAGAGAGTATCCAACAATGAACGGAAGTTATCCACGAGTTTTGAGAAATACTCCTCAGCTTTCAAGATTGCGGGAGCACGAGTACGAAAATGTCCCTGTAGATTCGCCCTCGGGTAGGTTAGACTATGCTGCTGCCCGTGCGGTTTTAGGCCACGTTAACCGTGCACGATCGGAAAGTCCAGTACGATCTGCTGGTGCCAGGCGGGAAGACTCAGCAACCGGCCGTGATCCATTTCGCAGTTGGGCCTTCAACATGGACGATAACAGTTTTCGTCCAGCAGGACAAAATGGCCCAGTGGGACAAAATGGATTTCCAAAGCCGCGTGAAATTCGCCGCATTACTGACGGTACATTCCGCGCTGCTGATTTTCAGCAGAGCTTTCGAGAATCCTTGAAAGAATCATCCGTTAGCGCTTCTCCTGCAGTTGTAGTTGACGATTCACCTATACCCACTACATCCCGGTCAAACACTGCTTCTCCTCcaaaaaataaagttacatCGGTATCACCGGTACAACAAGAAAAAGAAGAGACTCCTGCATCATGTTCGTCAGACTCGGATAACTTTCTAATGGACTCCATCGCTACCGACGCAGGAGAACAAGCCGGGGAAAGCAGCAGCGGCAGCCAGTGTGTACAACTAGCCGAAAATCCCGAAACAAATAGAGAGGTTGCGAAGGAGACGGAGGCCACATCTTCGTTTGAAACATCAGAATCATCAAATTTCGAGAATGGTGGCGAAATATCTATAACTGATGACGAAAATGACAATGAAGAAAACATTGAAGCTATTTAA
- the LOC129726907 gene encoding ring canal kelch homolog isoform X2: MISFIQYTLSVMSNFSNSHNSNTGSSQNSAAEGTMERGSCILVRYASQNSLDESSQKQLPRQDGKDKATGAYRNNVHTQRSFDAMNTMREQNLLCDVILVADGIEIPAHKMVLASCSPYFYAMFTGFEESRQDRITLQGVDPRALQLLVEYVYSSVVEVTEDNVQVLLTAANLLQLTDVRDACCDYLQTQLDPSNCLGIRDFADIHGCIDLLNYAETYIEQHFSEVVQFDEFLNLTSEQVVNLIKSDRLLVPSEEKVYECVIAWIQYDTAGRQAYLADLMEHVRLPLLSQEYLVQRVEKEYLLKGDIQCKDFIIEALKYHLLKGEQKTSFKTPRTIPRQPVGLPKVLLVIGGQAPKAIRSVECYDLREERWYQVAEMPTRRCRAGLAVLGDKVYAIGGFNGSLRVRTVDVYDPVQDHWSACSGMEARRSTLGVAVLNNCIYAVGGFDGSSGLSSAEMFDPRTQEWQLIASMSTRRSSVGVGVVHGLLYAVGGYDGASRQCLASVERYNPTADTWTQIAEMSDRRSGAGVGVLDNILYAVGGHDGPLVRKSVEAYNSETNTWHKVADMAFCRRNAGVVAHKGMLFVVGGDDGSSNLASVEVYTPETNTWRLLPASMSIGRSYAGVAMIDKPM, from the exons ATGATATCTTTCATTCAATATACCTTAAGCGTCATGAGTAATTTCAGCAACAGCCACAACAGTAACACTGGCAGCAGCCAAAATTCAGCTGCTGAGGGCACAATGGAAAGAGGAAG TTGTATTCTAGTTCGTTACGCCAGCCAGAATTCGCTGGATGAGAGTTCCCAAAAGCAACTGCCCAGACAGGATGGAAAAGATAAAGCAACAGGAGCCTATCGCAACAATGTACACACGCAGCGGTCATTCGATGCTATGAACACTATGAGAGA GCAAAATTTGCTCTGTGATGTGATTCTCGTTGCCGATGGCATCGAAATTCCCGCGCACAAAATGGTACTGGCCTCGTGCAGTCCATACTTTTACGCCATGTTTACCGGATTCGAGGAGAGTCGCCAGGACCGTATCACGTTGCAGGGCGTTGATCCTCGCGCGTTGCAGTTGCTTGTTGAATACGTATACTCATCTGTGGTGGAAGTTACCGAGGATAACGTTcaggtgctattgacggcggcCAATTTACTGCAGCTGACTGACGTTCGTGATGCTTGTTGTGATTATTTGCAAACTCAATTGGATCCAAGCAACTGTCTGGGAATTCGAGACTTTGCCGACATCCACGGCTGCATTGACTTGTTGAATTACGCCGAAACCTACATCGAGCAACACTTTTC AGAGGTAGTGCAGTTTGATGAATTTTTGAATCTCACTAGTGAACAAGTGGTTAATTTGATCAAAAGTGATCGACTGTTGGTCCCTTCAGAGGAAAAG GTTTATGAATGTGTAATCGCTTGGATCCAATACGATACTGCCGGTCGTCAGGCATATTTGGCGGATCTGATGGAACACGTGCGGCTTCCACTTTTGTCACAAGAATATCTCGTTCAGCGAGTGGAGAAGGAATATTTGCTAAAGGGGGATATCCAGTGTAAAGACTTTATCATTGAGGCACTCAAATATCATCTACTTAAGGGAGAGCAGAAGACTTCCTTCAAAACACCTAGAACCATTCCGCGGCAACCGGTCGGGCTGCCAAAAGTTTTGCTTGTTATTGGTGGCCAAGCACCAAAAGCTATAAGATCGGTTGAATGTTATGATCTTAGAGAAGAACGTTGGTACCAGGTTGCCGAGATGCCTACCAGAAGATGTCGGGCCGGTCTTGCTGTGTTGGGCGATAAAGTTTATGCCATTGGAGGTTTTAATGGGTCACTAAGAGTACGAACAGTCGATGTTTACGACCCAGTTCAGGATCACTGGAGTGCCTGCAGTGGTATGGAAGCAAGACGCTCAACATTGGGGGTGGCTGTTCTGAATAATTGCATTTACGCCGTCGGTGGATTTGATGGCTCATCCGGCTTAAGCTCTGCGGAAATGTTTGATCCTAGGACGCAAGAATGGCAACTGATTGCATCGATGTCAACAAGACGAAGTTCCGTCGGAGTGGGTGTTGTACACGGCTTGCTCTATGCTGTAGGTGGTTACGATGGTGCATCGAGACAGTGTTTGGCATCAGTCGAACGTTATAATCCAACAGCCGATACTTGGACGCAAATAGCCGAAATGTCTGATCGCAGAAGTGGTGCAGGTGTAGGTGTTTTGGATAATATTTTATATGCTGTTGGAGGACACGATGGTCCGTTAGTTAGAAAATCTGTGGAAGCTTACAACTCGGAAACTAATACCTGGCACAAAGTGGCCGATATGGCATTTTGTAGAAGAAATGCGGGCGTTGTTGCCCATAAAGGCATGTTATTTGTCGTTGGTGGTGACGATGGTAGCTCAAACTTGGCATCGGTAGAAGTTTACACACCGGAGACTAACACTTGGCGTCTGTTGCCGGCGTCGATGAGCATTGGGCGAAGTTATGCCGGTGTAGCCATGATTGATAAGCCCATGTGA